A window from Sinanaerobacter sp. ZZT-01 encodes these proteins:
- the fabG gene encoding 3-oxoacyl-[acyl-carrier-protein] reductase: protein MLKNKTAFITGASRGIGKAIALAMAKNGANIAFTYVSNQTAAVETCEEIRGLGVDAEAFLCDVTDFSQAGETVKAIVARFGKVDILVNNAGITKDGLILTMKEQDFDQVINTNLKGAFHIIKHMSGPFMKQRKGSIINISSVSGLMGNPGQANYSAAKAGLIGLTKTVAKEFAPRGVTCNAIAPGFIETDMTAKLSEKAKVAALEAIPLKRMGSPEDIANVAVFLASDQANYITGEIIKVDGGLYV from the coding sequence ATGTTAAAAAATAAAACGGCATTTATTACAGGTGCATCCAGAGGAATCGGTAAAGCCATAGCATTAGCAATGGCGAAAAATGGAGCCAATATTGCATTTACCTATGTATCAAACCAAACAGCGGCAGTCGAGACTTGTGAAGAAATTAGAGGTCTTGGAGTTGATGCGGAAGCTTTTTTATGTGATGTTACCGATTTCTCCCAGGCTGGCGAAACAGTTAAGGCGATTGTTGCCCGATTTGGGAAAGTTGATATACTGGTAAATAATGCAGGTATCACGAAGGATGGTTTAATTTTGACCATGAAAGAGCAAGATTTCGATCAAGTAATTAATACGAATCTCAAAGGTGCTTTTCATATCATCAAGCATATGAGCGGGCCGTTTATGAAACAGCGGAAGGGAAGTATTATCAATATTTCTTCTGTTTCAGGATTGATGGGAAACCCTGGCCAGGCAAATTATTCGGCAGCAAAGGCAGGACTGATTGGATTAACCAAAACAGTGGCCAAGGAATTTGCTCCGAGGGGAGTGACCTGTAATGCAATTGCACCGGGCTTTATAGAGACGGACATGACAGCAAAGCTTTCTGAAAAGGCAAAAGTGGCCGCACTGGAAGCAATTCCATTAAAAAGAATGGGTAGTCCTGAAGATATAGCCAATGTTGCTGTTTTTCTTGCTAGTGATCAGGCAAATTATATTACAGGAGAGATCATTAAGGTAGATGGTGGATTATATGTTTAA